A stretch of DNA from Trichomycterus rosablanca isolate fTriRos1 chromosome 1, fTriRos1.hap1, whole genome shotgun sequence:
CCATATTAGTGCATAACCTTacagatgctcttttgactaaatagacaCTAATTCCAccaaacacacttcaaaatccctTGAGAAAAAAGGGGTGTAGGCTGTAATAGTCACAGGTGGGCACTctgtattaatgcccatggttttgaaaggGTATGTGCAACTAGCTCATGGTCGGGTGCTCCCATACTGTTGGCTGTATAGTTTATGCAAGAGACAGTGTGCAATataacaaaataatggattGGGGCATTGTCTTTCTATAATATGGAAAATTCATTCCTCTACATGTGCCATTGAGTCGGTGTCAAGAAAAGTGGAATAAAAGTAGCCAACATGCCAACTTGGAGGAAACTAAGTAAAACTATGCCAACATAGGGAGATAATTTCAAACAGTTTCTGGAGCTAAGGATCAAGTTGTGGAACGCAGTTccaattgtactgtacaatagAAGCAATTACAAGTATTGATAATTATAAATGCTTCAAATTTAAGATGTGGCCCTGTTAGACTGTAGAATCTCTGATTTCATATTCCTTAAATAGAGTGCGGTCAAATATAAtggaatatttttttttaaaccactcAACATTAATTTTAGTACCTGGCACTAAAACCACTACATTAGCACTGTAAAATATGTGCCCTTTGGATAacataagatagccttttattatctcACAGGGAGAATTTTGCAACGTTACAGCAACTTTCAGGAATAAAgaggcacagtgggatattccgctagcacaccagtgccgagattctcaacttctcggtttgaaactcgatgttgccaccggtcagctgggtataatccatctagcaggcataattggcagtgcctgcagcagacatggttctgctatggcgggatgaccagactatgtgggtggggtcttcaaacactgtgtaaagaCCATGATTGGCAAATAGAggggcgcctgtgcagagtgcatgggtgaaaaagggttccgctaagggctgcgcacgggtcggagaaggcgtgagcagcaatatacccacctcgactgcaaatcAGGggtcccccagcagtggaagacaaattgattaTGCTAAATTGACATTACGCtaaattaattttatctctaaATATCAAGTGGACCTGATTCCTCAAACACCTTAGTGATTTTAACTTGATAGATGTGTCTTGTTCTAGCAGGAAAGTCTGTGGAGTAGCTGTCCTTTTTAATGCAAAGTAATGTAATTTGGTGATATATCCCCCTCCCTCCTTTCAATAGCTCTGCACTGCACTGAAGGACACACCACAGTGTTTGTTATTTACATTCAATAGGCCACCCAAATATTCTGCAATCTTTATTACTAAAGTACTGtttgctgtatttatttttacttatttattggtGACCCCAAAATCCACAGAGAAAACCCAACCCAATGCTTGCTCCAAGGTCACACAGGTCTTTTTATGCTGATCATGTCTGCTGCATTAGTGTGTACACTAAAAATGTGAACAATGTCATGTAAACTTTAGTAAGACCTAGTTCCTGCCCACATTAAGCCAAAACCCCCAACATGTTTCTTTAAATAGGGCTGAATATTAGTATCTGTGTCAGCACTGTTTATAAACTGGTGTTTATTATTTGAATACACATGTTTCCTACAGAGCACACAACTGGACTGTGTAAATCGTATGAAGACAAGCGCATGGCCCTGCAGGAGAAGCTTAAGGAGAGCAGTCTACGTTGTGAGTATAGCAGAGAGTTAAGCATTTACTCCTACTCAACAGCATAAACGGTGCACATTCTGCTTTGGTTTAACCATATACAAGAATCAGCTTatcactttgtgtgtgtgtgtatatattcagTGGGCCGACTGGAGGCGGTAAACTGGAGAGTGGACTACACTCTTAGCTCTAGTGAACTTATGGAGGTGAATGAACCCACAGTGCAGCTGAGGCTTCAGTCCCAAAACCCTGAGTCTGGCTCCACTGAATCCACAACAGTATCTGTCACTGCTGACAAGTTCAGAGTGCTGTTAGCAGGTAGGACTaagttgtgtgtttttttttataaaaaaaaagtcatttacaatatttaaattctgtttaatgTACAATATTAATGTAAAACCCTTCTTTGCTTTATAGAATTGAAACAAGCTCAAGTCATGATGAATGCACTGCAGTGATTTCCCagtatgtttatttttgtaaattattatttttattattatcttacaCTTACATAATCAAGCTGACACAAAAACAAGTAGCATTTTATCTGTTGATTGCTATCTGTTGTAAGATGACTGTATCTTGTCATTACACAGAGCTACACTAAGTTTGTGTAGAACAAAGGAAGTAATTTTGTGAATAGAAACGTTTGCTTCATCTAAACATTAAAATTATGGAATTAAAGAATGATGAAAATGTACACATACATCAATTGCATTGAATTGTACACAGTTGTGAACTAATTAGAACTAGCTTAATTAACATACATTTTTGAAATTTTCGTTACTGCTATTTCCTTGAagcattttgtacattttgtattaatgttcataaaatatttttaacaagTTTTGTGTTGGTTATGGTTGTGTTTTATACttataatattacatatttttaaatctattttgaGTGCAAATAAAAACCCAGACCAATTTATGATCAAAGCAATGATTTATACagttaaagttaaatgtttacatacacctgcaGGGGACATGTTTGTCATGGAAATCTAGGgattttaatattttctttaacaGTTATTTGGCTAAATGATGAGAAAATAATTTGTCCAAAAAATTATCCCTAATTTGAgttgttgggttttttttttacgtcTTTTGTGGGTTTTCCAAAAAGTTACAAACCATGCTTGGTTAAAAACATACAGTAAGGAGAAAAAAAGTGTTCAACtacttttgtttctgttttataATATACTTTTGTTGCCTTTTTgactttataatattatatattgtcaaataATTCAAAATTTTATCACCTTACAGTAATTATATTACTTCTAAGTTGAACAGTAGGgtatttgtttttatgtttagaAGCAGTTTAGATTTactatattaaaaatacagGCCCTACAGTAAGAAACTCAATGCAACAAATGTCCATACACCTTTTATTACTgagatttaaattttaaatatttttaaatacttaGTGTGTCCACATTTAATTTTGACGACAGACTCAATCCTCCTCAGCATGGAAGATACCAGTGTTGCACAAATATCTGGAGAGATTTCTTTTTACTTGGAAAAAGAGACTGATGTTATGCAATGTCCTTCCCACTTTCTGTGCTGTCACAGAAACTCCTATATGTATTCATTTTTGTTGCATTGATTGTCTACTTTGAGGCCTGTATCTTTAACATAGTCTTtctaaagtatttatttttggttgtttataaGAGGGAATATTCTATTTGTCAACTTAGAAACAATGCCATTATTAAAGAGGTGATACAATTAtgaattatttaacatttaagtaATATTGCACAGGGGTGTACTCACATGTAGATAAACAAACTGACTGACAACAAAGAGTCACTAGAAATTAAGTATTTTTAAAACGACAAAGCTGAAGGAATAGTATGACTGAATAGGAATAGTATGGCTGAAATATAGCTGCAGGTGCATGATGTCCAGTTTAGTGGACACATGGTTATTCAGAGGTTACTCCTTATGTGAAATCCacatttgaaaaataaaacaattatattaTTCCTTAGATGTTACATTATGTCGTAATATTTTTTAACCTGCATGGATCTTCTAGATTAGAAAGATCGGCAAGATATTCCTGCCGTGCGACAATTGTTTGGCATTTCATCGACCATCTTGGTCGAAAGGAATTCTAGCTGCACTAACAACTACTGACCACTGGGTAGAATCATTTACAGTGATGCAGTGTCCACTGTAGGGGTTGATATGCATTTACAGCATGGAAACCtgtgtttgtaaaaaaaaaagttgctaTTGAATAGCTGTCCACTGTAGTGACCACTATGCATCAGAGGGTTAAAGGCAGAATTAATgcaaaaagtacattgagattttagagcaacatatgctgccttcaagacatacATGCACTTTTACCAAGATTATCACATGCTGCACATATTACACAGGCATGACTGTAAAGGGGGTacaggtactagactggcctgccagagagaatgtgtggagaattttgtaatgaaaaacatATCAGTGACAACTCAGTGTTGCACATCCTAATACCTGTTTGCATGAGGAAATGGACAAATGCCTcctgaaacacttcatcgcttgtattcgctcgtctgccttcacacgcatatgaacttgagtgacatcccattcttaatccatagggtttaatatgatgtcggcccaccatttgcagctttaacagctTTAACATtcctccagaagcgcatttgtgaggtcagacatctGATGTTGGATgtaaaggcctggctcacagtctccgctctaatttatcccaaaggtgttgtatcgggttgaggtcaggactcagtgcaggccagtcaagttcttcctcaccaaactcgctcgtccatgtctttatggatcttgctttgtgcactggtgcgcagtcatgttggaacaggaaggggccatccccaaactgttcccacaaagttgggagcatgaaattgtccaaaatcgcttggtatgctgaagcattaagagttcctttcactggaactataaggggccgagcccagctactgaaaaacaaccccacaccataatcctcCCTCCactaaactttacactcggcacaatgcagtcagttGCACatgtggcatcctatcacgttaccatgctggaattcactgagctcctgagagcaacccattctttcacaaatgtttgtagaagcagtctgcaggcctaggtgcttggttttataaacttgtggtcatggaagtgattggacctaaattcaataatttgggtgagtgaatacttttggcaatatagtgtatcttaaGTACCAAAACCCCTTTTAAGTATTGTGAGTAGGGATGGCAACAATGCCAAAAATAGCACCACGAACACCAATAGTCATAATAATTTGTTAGTAAAATTATGTTATCAATGTATTACAAATCTCCTTTTCCTTGGCCTTTTGTCCCATTTGGTTGcagggtcggctctcggcggatcacgatccgcgaatcgatttggcacaatttttacaccagatgcccttcctgactcaaccctccctattttatccgggcttgggaccagcactacaatgcactggtttgtgcatctagcagctaggtatctataggacaattcagtgtttccaattagcctggtggcatgtttttggactgtgggaggaaaccggagcacccggaggaaacccacgcggacacagggagaacatgcaaactccgcacagaaaggacccggaccgccccacctggggatggaacccaggaccttcttgttgtgaggcgacagtgctacccactaagccaccgtgccgccctatcaATGTGTTACCAATAACTATGATTAATATGTAGTCAATTACCACCTGGTAAGTACATACTCATACAAGACTTTTGATAAATGATAACTTAATTTGGTAAAAGCCTATAATCATGCTTCTTACAGGATGTTAAAGATTTTGTATTTACTGGTGCACACTGCCTGTTTGAGGGTTAAAAAAGTCTGGTGGGTGAGTGCTCACTTGCAAAACTAGCGCCATTTAGAAAAGTGACTACAACTCCCATCATCCCACGGGGTTCTTTACgaaacattaatggctgtgttatATAAGcagtatgtgagtgtatgtgtcgTGTATGACAGTAGATAAGTATATAAACTGTTTCTACGTAGAAAACTGAAGGTAAAGTTTATTTACTAAGTGGCTCAGAGATAATGCTAACTCTTCCTGTAACTAGGTAACGAAGCATTAGCAGCAGCTAGCAGGATTCTCCGTTAAGTAACTGTATGCTTTATAACTAATTTATATCTTCGTCGACATTATTTAAACAGTACAGAGCACAATGCCGGAGGGTCCGGAGCTGCACTTAGCCGGTTTGTTTGTAAACAAAGCGTGTGCAGGTGTAATATTTAGCGGAGCTGTAGAGAAATCTGAGGTAAGTAAAAACCCGGAGGTAGCGTTTGCATGCGATGCATACCGAATCAGCGCAACGTCCAGAGGAAAAGAAGTGCGACTCACTCTCACTCCTATAAAGAGTGATACACAGAGCAGAGTGAAACTAGTACACAACCAAGAGCCCATGGACGTGGTCTTTAGATTTGGCATGTCAGGTTATTTCAGCTttactgctgtatctgatcttCCAAAGCATGCCCACCTAAGATTTTACACCAAAGAGAAAACTAAGAGAGTGTTGAGCTTTGTGGACACACGCAGATTTGGAAGCTGGCAGCCCAATGGAAACTGGCAGCAGGATAGAGGCCCATGTGTCATGTTAGAATATGAGAGCTTCAGGTGGGACCAGTTCACTTTATTCACTCACTGGTATAAAAACAGCATCATATTAAATCTGAAACTATTGTGTCTAATGCATTCCTTATTTTTCAGGCTGAACGTTTTGTCCAATCTGTCAGACAAGGCATTTGACAAACCAATTTGTGAGGCTCTTCTAAATCAGAAGTATTTCAATGGAATTGGAAACTACCTTCGAGCTGAGATTCTGTACaggttattcttttattttgttctttgaTCCATTTTCATACATACAAACTTAGCAGAAGTGTAGAGGACAGACAAAATAAGCAGTCGTTTTGACCAATGAGCATATAAGGGCCCTGGTCTGAATCCAGTTACAGTGTCagcttgccaaaatgtggaAACCCTTGAAATGGGGGTGCAGCGTTACATTTACATGTCAATATAAGGAACAATATTTATTGATACAAGCAATTTTGATAACTTAAGATGGTAGTTTTGAGTGAAACTtgaaaaacatctagttctcttgacaaatgtctatgtgcactattattcacCTCAATCTCAGTACTTGATGGAACCTCTTTTTGCTTTGTTAACCTTTAGTAAGTGATTTTATTaggtgctaacaagcttctgactcCTCTCTTGTGAAATCTTTAACTATTCTTCTTGTGCAAAAACATCCAGCTCATTTAGGTTTGATGGTTTTCATACTGCAACAAAGAATTTTCCATTGAATTTCAATCTGGAGACTGATAAAACCACTCCAGAATATTCCAGtactgattccttaaccaagcttttgTTGACTTGGCCGTTTGCTTGGAagtgggatcattgtcttgagGAAAGTTGAAGTCCAACTTTCATCAAGGTTCAATTTCATCACATAAGGCAAAACATTTCTGCTTAAaattcatttcttttatttttgtgatTCCATAATGCCAGTCACACTGTGAGGattgccagttcctgcagcagaaaaacatcctcGCATCACTGACCTATCTTCATGCTTAACAGTGGGGAcagtattcttctggtcataagtCTTGTCTTTCTTGCACCAGACAAACATATGGCCAgtcagttccagttttgattagTCAGTTTTTAGAACTGTGTCTGAGAACTCTGCAGGTCTATACAAATTCCTTCTGGTGTATATCAGTCG
This window harbors:
- the commd4 gene encoding COMM domain-containing protein 4, whose protein sequence is MRFRFCGDLDCPDWVLAEISTLARISSIKMKLLCVQVIRDLLDEGIDYDKVTKLTSDAKFESGDVKATVAVLSFILSSAAKHNVDGESLSSELQQLGLPKEHTTGLCKSYEDKRMALQEKLKESSLRLGRLEAVNWRVDYTLSSSELMEVNEPTVQLRLQSQNPESGSTESTTVSVTADKFRVLLAELKQAQVMMNALQ
- the neil1 gene encoding endonuclease 8-like 1 isoform X1, producing MPEGPELHLAGLFVNKACAGVIFSGAVEKSEVSKNPEVAFACDAYRISATSRGKEVRLTLTPIKSDTQSRVKLVHNQEPMDVVFRFGMSGYFSFTAVSDLPKHAHLRFYTKEKTKRVLSFVDTRRFGSWQPNGNWQQDRGPCVMLEYESFRWDQFTLFTHWYKNSIILNLKLLCLMHSLFFRLNVLSNLSDKAFDKPICEALLNQKYFNGIGNYLRAEILYRLNTPPFVKARSVLDGLELIKDETKDVKEEITLEAKRFSEGGKIESPDLLSLCHTVPLEVVNLGGKGYDPAKADYSVFQSWLQCYFVDGMKSARDRNGRTIWFKGDPGPMVPKGSKSLKRKRTIKKDEHDYTVKKEKPVKKEPRARKQEQDVSEKKCDSRKRTSTKIDTDAAVKKKRTNAHGKSDSAGMQKTNVKSARASVRGRKAKAKNAQRKRRN